One region of Wyeomyia smithii strain HCP4-BCI-WySm-NY-G18 chromosome 3, ASM2978416v1, whole genome shotgun sequence genomic DNA includes:
- the LOC129730201 gene encoding histone-arginine methyltransferase CARMER → MSEMTRLHGCNILIIADNDSLVNKYGHSVTIICGYDPQGMSVRVLKEGTQHQLEEYPISAKTTHLNHGSTSHIFVVGGDMFYVKFSCKRDCQLFRQLLQKLSGKVNSVFNLRTEDSSASQYFQFYGYLSQQQNMMQDFVRTSTYQRAIYSNSQDFHNKVVLDVGAGSGILSFFAVQAGAAKVFAVEASNMAQYAQQLVQSNNLEGKITVIAGKIEEIELPQKVDVIISEPMGYMLYNERMLETYLHGKKWLKADGKMFPSRGDLHVAPFTDEALYMEQYNKANFWMQTEFHGVNLVALRDAAMKEYFRQPIVDTFDIRICIAKSIRHTTNFLTADEKDLHRIQIDVEFHILETGTCHGLAFWFDVEFAGTCSQIWLSTAPTESLTHWYQVRCLLQTPVFVKQGQVLSGKVVLLANQRQSYDVEIDLKLEGTMITSSNTLDLKNPYFRYTGAPVPAPPGSNTTSPSEAYWGQLDAQGARNAVNLVNGITVNGLGEVDMSIINTNLMPISNQPNIHPGLISSTGRQQSQQQQVTPTQQLAMNPSIACAATSTQNVAQQQLIGGAISPSLFTTPAQQIINSHHTQPIHGGQFY, encoded by the exons ATGTCTGAGATGACAAGACTGCACGGATGTAATATACTCATTATCGCCGACAATGACAGCCTCGTCAACAAATATGGCCATAGCGTAACGATTATCTGTGGTTACGATCCGCAAGGAATGAGTGTACGCGTTTTGAAGGAAGGCACACAACATCAATTAGAGGAATATCCAATTAGCGCGAAAACGACTCATCTTAACCATGGTTCCACATCACACATATTTGTAGTTGGCGGTGACATGTTCTACGTCAAGTTTAGCTGTAAACGCGATTGCCAATTATTCCGACAATTGTTACAAAAATTATCGGGGAAAGTTAATTCAGTATTCAACCTCCGTACAGAGGATTCTTCAGCATCACAGTATTTCCAGTTTTATGGTTATCTCTCGCAGCAGCAAAACATGATGCAGGATTTTGTTCGAACCAGTACCTATCAGCGAGCTATCTACAGCAATTCACAGGATTTTCACAACAAAGTTGTATTAGATGTTGGAGCAGGATCTG GTATCCTGTCATTTTTTGCCGTCCAAGCAGGTGCAGCTAAAGTATTtgcagttgaagcgagtaacaTGGCGCAGTATGCACAACAGCTTGTTCAGTCGAATAACCTCGAAGGAAAAATAACTGTAATTGCTGGAAAGATCGAAGAAATTGAGCTTCCCCAGAAGGTTGATGTTATTATATCTGAACCAATGGGTTATATGCTTTATAATGAACGCATGTTAGAAACATACCTTCATGGTAAAAAATGGCTTAAAGCCGATGGAAAAATGTTTCCCTCTCGAGGTGATCTTCACGTGGCACCGTTTACTGATGAAGCTCTCTATATGGAGCAGTACAACAAAGCTAACTTTTGGATGCAAACTGAATTTCATGGGGTAAATTTAGTAGCGCTCCGCGATGCAGCCatgaaagaatattttcgtCAGCCGATAGTTGACACATTTGATATTCGTATCTGTATAGCCAAGTCGATTAGGCACACAACCAACTTTTTGACGGCAGACGAGAAAGATTTACATCGTATACAAATCGATGTAGAATTTCATATCCTGGAAACAGGAACATGCCATGGATTAGCTTTTTGGTTTGATGTTGAATTTGCTGGCACTTGTTCGCAGATTTGGCTTTCAACGGCTCCAACGGAATCGCTCACTCATTGGTATCAGGTACGATGTTTGTTGCAAACACCTGTTTTCGTAAAACAAGGACAGGTGCTTTCAGGCAAGGTTGTGTTGTTGGCCAATCAAAGGCAGAGCTATGATGTGGAGATTGATTTAAAATTAGAAGGTACGATGATTACATCTTCCAACACGTTAGATCTTAAAAATCCCTATTTCCGTTACACTGGAGCACCCGTTCCTGCACCACCAGGTTCGAACACTACATCACCTAGTGAAGCATACTGGGGGCAGCTTGACGCTCAGGGTGCTCGAAATGCTGTAAATCTTGTGAATGGCATCACAGTAAACGGGTTAGGCGAAGTTGATATGTCAATAATTAACACGAATTTGATGCCAATAAGTAATCAACCAAACATTCATCCCGGTCTAATATCTAGCACTGGCAGACAACAATCACAACAGCAACAAGTTACTCCAACTCAGCAACTTGCGATGAATCCATCGATTGCATGTGCTGCAACGTCAACTCAGAATGTAGCACAGCAGCAACTTATTGGTGGAGCAATTTCCCCATCCCTTTTTACAACACCAGCTCAGCAGATTATCAACAGCCACCATACACAGCCAATTCATGGAGGC